The sequence TAGGCGTCACGCCAGTAGGCCACGAGCCGCTTCAGGTCTTTGATACCTACGCCCGATTTCCAACCTCCCGCATCCGGGAGCTGGCTCCAATCGTACGCTTGGACCTTTGCTTTAATGGCGGCGAGGCGTTCGTCGCGAATTGCAATGGTGAAGGGCGAGATCATTATCTTCTCCTGATCCGCTTCGCATGTGCGGAAGAGTAGGGCTAGGTAACGCCTGCATCCTGCCCCCCGCCGCGAGCATTCATGACCGCTCACGGAAACGTCTCTTTCGGACGAAAAGATAGACGCCTATTGTGGACGCAGGGAGTACGCACAAACAGAACATGTAGTATCATGGATGATAGTGTTCCCCGTCGGGTGAGACGGCGGACGGCCGGCCGGACCGGTTGCGCGGTCGAAGCGACGCTGTCGGTCATCGGCGGACTTTGGAAGCCCGTCTTGGTCTTTCATCTGCTACAAGGCAAACTACGCTTCAATGCCCTGTGTCGCGCCACTCCCTCGGCCACGCCGCGAATGATCACCCTGCAGCTGCGCGAGCTCGAGGCGGACGGGATCGTCAAGAGGACCGTGTTCCCCGAAGTTCCTCCGAAGGTGGAATACGAGTTGACCGAACTCGGCCAATCGCTCGCGCCCGTGCTGCTGAGCATGCGCGATTGGGGAGAGAGGCTCAAAGAATCAGAGGCGGCAGGCTCGTCAAGGGGGCTCGGCACAGAACCAGCGCGAAACAGTTCTCGATGACCACACCTGAACACGAGCCGGGCGGCGGTTCGCTATGCGTGTGTCTCGAGCGCCGGAGCCAATGCCGCTTTCCGCCCCTTGCGGACGATCGGGCGCTTGCTGATGCACGTCCCGGAACAGGCGGATGCCGCGCACTGCCTGCCGGCCCCCTGCGGACGAGATACGCAAAGTTCAGTTGCGTTAACTCGCGGCTTTGTTCATGATATGTTCCATGAACATGGCGCCATCCGCCCCCGATCCGGCACTCTCCGAACCGGCCGATCCCCATCAGGAGCGGGCGGAGCGGCACGGCCGGATGCTGGCGCGGCTCGGCGAGCTCGCCCTCGGGCTGGCCGAGGCGGTGCAGGGCCAGGCCGTGGAGGCCGCGCGCCGGCCGCCGGAGGACGACGCCGCCGACCGCACCCGCGGGCTCGGCCTGGTGTTCGCCCGCCTGTCCTACGAGGTGCGCCAGACCGTGGCGCTGGAGGCCCGGCTGGCAGCGGACAGTCAGAAGGCGGCGGTCGAGCGGGACACCGCCGCGGCGCAGGACCGCTGGCGCCGGCGGCGCAACCTGGTCCGGCGCATCCTGAAGGAGGCGATCGAGGCCGAGGAGGCCGCCGAAGCCGAGGCCTGCGAGCTGGACGTCGACGAGCAGGATCGGCGCGACGACCTGCTGCACGAGCTGGACCGCCGGCTGCAGGACGACACCGCCGAGGACATCGGCGACCTGCCGGTCGGCGAGGTCGTCGCCCGGTTCTGCCGGGAGCTCGACATCGCGCCGGACTGGAGCCGGTGGCGGGCCGAGACCTGGGCGGTCGAGGAGAGCGGGCATCCCCAATCACCTTATCCCCGGCCGCCCTTCGCCCGGCCGCCCGACGCCAAGCCTGAGGAAGCGGACGCCCCGGCGGAACCCGGGCACCCCCGACCTTCGGCCGTCGGACCGCTGCCCGAAAAGCCCGACAGCAGTTGAGCTGCCGCAGCCGAGACCGGCTGCCCCGACCGGGAAGCCGTCATGGCGAGCCCCGCAGGGGCGTGGCCATCCAGCGGCACGGCCCCCCGGATCCCCGCGCCTGCCGAATCAAGTCCGAGGGGCGCACCCGCGATGACGAGGATGCCGGCCCAAGGCCGCCAGTCTCAGGCTCGGCCGGCGGGCTCCCGCCGCGACGCCTGCAGGTCCTGGATCAGGAGCTGCGCCGCGCGGGAGACGGTGACGCCCTTGCGGGTCACGATCTCGAACGGCGCGTCATACGACAGGAGAGCCGGCAACAGCTGGTACAGCCGGCCCTCCGCCTGCCATGGCGCCGCATAATGGGTCGGCAGGAACCCGATATAGCCTCCGGACAGGATCAGGATCGCCTGCGCCTCCATGCAGTCGACCGTGGCCGCTGCCGATGCCTCGGACAGGCCCAGCCGTCCCAGGTCGCTGAGGTTCCAGTAGCCGCGCGTGATCAGCCGCTCGCGCCGGATCTCGGCCAGGACGTCCGGGCTGTCCGGGGCGCCGAACAGCCGGTGACCGGCGCCGCAGTAGCACACCTGCTTCTCGCGGTAGAGCGGCGTGTAGACCAGTCCGGCGATGTGGCGCGGGAAGGCGCTGACCACAAGGTCCAGCTGCCCGTCCAGCAGCCGCTGCTCCAGCCGCGCCGGCGTGTCGATCGCCAGATGCAGGTGCACCCGGTGGTCGCGGCCGCCGAAGCGGCGCAGCCCGTCGATCACGGGTGATCCCGGATCGCCGGCCGTGGCGTCGACCAGCCCGATATGCAGGTCGCCCGCCAGCCGGGCGTCCAGGGCCAGGGCCTCGGTCCGGAAGCTCTCCACCGCATCGAGCAGGCGGCGCGCCGCGTCGTAGACCGCCCGCCCCTTCTCGGTCAGCCGGAAGCCGGAGCGGCCGCGCTCGCACAGCCGGGCGCCGAGCCGCCGCTCCAGCTGCGCCATCTGGGTCGAGACGGTGGAGGCGCCGAGGTTCAGCGCCGCCTGCGCCGCGGCGAAGCCTCCGGCATCGGCCACGGTGACGAAGATTCGCAGCAGCCGCAGCTCGACATCTGATACGTTCTTCATGGCGACGAGATTACATCGAGAAACTGCGAAGTGAACGTCGCGACGCCGCTATTTTTCAGCGCCGTGACATTTGCCATCCTTCCGGCAACGAAACGGTGACGAACAGCGAGGCCTCGCGTGACCTGGACCCTGGATTCCGAGACCGGCGTGCTGCGCGACGTGCTGCTGGCGACGCCGGAGCACTATGCCTGGCAGCCGACCAACAGCATCGCCCGGGCCACGCTGGAGGCCGGGTCGGCCTATGACCACCAGCGGGTGCAGGGCCAGTACCGGCAGATGGTCGATGCGCTGGAGAGCGCCGGCGTCACCTGCCACTACCTGAAGACCGAGCCGCACCTGCCCTATCAGGTCTACACCCGGGATTCGAGCCAGGTGACGCCCTGGGGCCCGGTGGTGACCCAGCTGTTCCGCCCGCAGCGGCGCGGCGAATACGCCTCGGTGATCGAGTTCTATCAGCAGCATGGCGGCATCTGGCGCTACTCCACCGACGGCACGCTGGAAGGCGGCGACATCCACATCATCCGCCCCGGGCTGGTGCTGATCGGCAGCTCCGGCGAGCGCACCAACGAGGCCGGCGCCCGGCAGTTCGCCCGCTGGTTCGAGGCCGAGGGCTGGGAAGCGCGGGTCGAGCCTTTCCCCGAGCATTTCCTGCATCTCGACGTGATCTTCTGCATGGCCGCGGACGGCTTGGCCGTGGCCTGCACGGACGTGCTGGACGACGGCCTGCTGGACTGGCTGCGCGGCCATCGCATCAAGCTGATCGACGTCACCTACAAGGAGGTGATGCGGATGGGCTGCAACCTGCTGGCCCTGGGCCGCGACCGGGTGCTGTCGCCGAAGCACAGCGCCCGGGTGAACGCCGCGCTGCGGGCCGAGGGGCTGGACGTGCTGGAGCCCGAGTTGGACCTGCTGGCGGCCGGCGGCGGCAGCATCCACTGCATGACCATGCCGCTGAAGCGCGATCCGGTATAATCAGGGCCGATGACGACGCTCAATCCCCTCCTCGCCGCCGTGGCGGCGCCGCCGATCGCCGAGGCCCAGCGCTGGGTCGAAGGCCGCAGCTTCCCGGCCGACCGGCCGCTGATCGACCTGGCCCAGGCCGTGCCGGGCTATGCCCCGCCGGAGGCGCTGACGGCGCATCTGGCGGAGCGGCTGCGCGACCCCGCCGTGCACCGCTACA comes from Inquilinus sp. Marseille-Q2685 and encodes:
- a CDS encoding helix-turn-helix domain-containing protein → MDDSVPRRVRRRTAGRTGCAVEATLSVIGGLWKPVLVFHLLQGKLRFNALCRATPSATPRMITLQLRELEADGIVKRTVFPEVPPKVEYELTELGQSLAPVLLSMRDWGERLKESEAAGSSRGLGTEPARNSSR
- a CDS encoding LysR family transcriptional regulator; its protein translation is MKNVSDVELRLLRIFVTVADAGGFAAAQAALNLGASTVSTQMAQLERRLGARLCERGRSGFRLTEKGRAVYDAARRLLDAVESFRTEALALDARLAGDLHIGLVDATAGDPGSPVIDGLRRFGGRDHRVHLHLAIDTPARLEQRLLDGQLDLVVSAFPRHIAGLVYTPLYREKQVCYCGAGHRLFGAPDSPDVLAEIRRERLITRGYWNLSDLGRLGLSEASAAATVDCMEAQAILILSGGYIGFLPTHYAAPWQAEGRLYQLLPALLSYDAPFEIVTRKGVTVSRAAQLLIQDLQASRREPAGRA
- a CDS encoding dimethylarginine dimethylaminohydrolase family protein, with product MTWTLDSETGVLRDVLLATPEHYAWQPTNSIARATLEAGSAYDHQRVQGQYRQMVDALESAGVTCHYLKTEPHLPYQVYTRDSSQVTPWGPVVTQLFRPQRRGEYASVIEFYQQHGGIWRYSTDGTLEGGDIHIIRPGLVLIGSSGERTNEAGARQFARWFEAEGWEARVEPFPEHFLHLDVIFCMAADGLAVACTDVLDDGLLDWLRGHRIKLIDVTYKEVMRMGCNLLALGRDRVLSPKHSARVNAALRAEGLDVLEPELDLLAAGGGSIHCMTMPLKRDPV